In the Calditrichota bacterium genome, GCCACGCTCCCCGCCTACTGGATCCCCGGTGTGCTGAAGGTCATCAACCGCGCCTTTCCGCAATTTGTGCCCGGTGATAATGTCTTCAAGACAAGTTTCGACAACATCGGCGCAGTCTTCCACCCTGCCTTGACCGTGTTGAATGCCGCCTGGATTGAGGAGACGCACGGGGACTTTGAATACTACGTGCAAGGCGCAAGTAGGTCAGTCGCGCGCGTGTTGGAGCGGATTGACAAGGAACGGCTGGAAGTTGCTGCAGCGCTGGGCATCCGCGCCATGAGCGCGCGCAACTGGTTGTACACCGCCTACAGCGCCACTGGCGATGACCTCTACGAAGCCATGCACGACAACCCGGGCTATGTGGGCATCAAAGCGCCGGACCGTCTTCACCACCGCTACATCGACGAGGACGTGCCCATGAGTCTGGTGCCCATCGCCTCCATCGGCGAGATGCTGAAGGTGGAGACGCCGACCATCAAGGCCATCATCCATCTTGCCTCGCTAATGCGGGGAGTGGATTTTTGGAAGAAGGGCAGGACGGTCGATTCGCTCGGCTTGCGGGGTAAATCGGTCAAAGATATTCGGCTGCTGGCAGTGACCGGGGAGGTGTGAACGATGGCAGGGCGCAAGATGATCGCCGGGGCCTTAGGCGGCTGCGTGCATGTGGCCGGCGTGCTCTCTTTCCTCAAGATTGCCCAGCGCCACGGTTACGACACGTATTTCCTGGGCGCTGCGGTAGGGGTGGAGCGCCTGGAGCAGGAGATTGACCGCCATCAGCCCCAGGCGATTGCGGTGAGCTATCGCCTGACGGCAGAGACGTTAGAGCCCCTTCTGGCTTCCTTGCGGGAGCTCATAACCAGGCGGAGGTGGCAGGATAAGGTCTGGCTCTTTGGCGGCACGCCCCCAGCGGCAGAGGTGGCACGGCGCAGCGGCCTGTT is a window encoding:
- a CDS encoding NAD/NADP octopine/nopaline dehydrogenase family protein, whose product is ATLPAYWIPGVLKVINRAFPQFVPGDNVFKTSFDNIGAVFHPALTVLNAAWIEETHGDFEYYVQGASRSVARVLERIDKERLEVAAALGIRAMSARNWLYTAYSATGDDLYEAMHDNPGYVGIKAPDRLHHRYIDEDVPMSLVPIASIGEMLKVETPTIKAIIHLASLMRGVDFWKKGRTVDSLGLRGKSVKDIRLLAVTGEV